The Halomonas sp. 7T genome contains a region encoding:
- the rsxA gene encoding electron transport complex subunit RsxA, producing the protein MSELFIILISTALVNNFVLVQFLGLCPFMGVSNKLESAMGMSLATTFVLTLASAASYVVYHGLLVPFDITYLRTISFIVVIAAVVQFTEIMVRQLSPLLHQVLGIFLPLITTNCAVLGVALLSLNRELSFFHTTLYGLGAALGFSLILVLFAAMRERLASADIPVPFKGAAIAMITASLMSLAFLGFSGLVQG; encoded by the coding sequence ATGAGTGAACTCTTTATCATTTTGATCAGCACTGCACTGGTTAATAACTTCGTCCTGGTACAGTTTTTAGGGCTATGCCCCTTTATGGGCGTTTCCAACAAGCTGGAATCAGCAATGGGCATGTCGCTGGCCACCACCTTTGTGTTAACGCTGGCCTCCGCTGCCAGCTACGTGGTGTATCACGGTCTTCTGGTGCCGTTTGATATTACCTACCTGCGTACCATTAGCTTTATTGTGGTGATTGCTGCCGTCGTACAGTTCACTGAAATCATGGTGCGCCAGCTCAGTCCGCTGCTGCATCAGGTGCTGGGTATTTTTTTGCCGCTGATCACCACTAACTGTGCCGTTCTCGGGGTAGCGCTGCTGTCACTAAACCGTGAGCTGAGCTTTTTCCACACGACGCTTTATGGCCTAGGCGCCGCACTAGGCTTCTCGTTGATTTTGGTGCTGTTCGCCGCTATGCGCGAGCGTCTCGCCAGTGCTGATATTCCCGTGCCGTTTAAGGGAGCAGCCATCGCAATGATTACTGCAAGCCTTATGTCGCTGGCATTTCTTGGTTTTTCTGGCTTGGTGCAGGGGTAA
- a CDS encoding diguanylate cyclase domain-containing protein, translated as MAHHCTASLRLRFLIALAGVFLLAVITLGLLTKLVFFPALYREEQSIIVNEMDRLERSVIVNKQQLLAQARDWATWDDTYEFVQGNYPRYAEVNFSQSMFEEMRYKLMAFFNADGEVHFLGGLNPTTGQYQTCETATQACSWMMPYVVSMQRFIQEDSDKEHNVLYTHPSPTMVASSPILRTDSSGPPTGWLFKVRAMNSDWLSVLSELTGMPLSLTVRTVSSLPESRTTSTIMGNTVLAERYLAAYQPGATIAISSRLQRDRYLAGLRSLRYVLIWTGVMMFLVIVAVLVLLQHMILTPLRKLTRLTQQLDTQPAFQHELSSRNDEIGLLARTFEHQFTHQRQLNEKLSVLSTHDTLTGLPNRRLFDQELQRAVEQAIANNTSVAVMMLDIDHFKLFNDNYGHPKGDHCLTTVGKKLQELAERHDVVIARTGGEEFSVLAEMPVGEAHRLANTITMAIDALNYPHAFSPVSPHVTFSIGISSLNVNDGLTASALMSTADQALYEAKKAGRHQVRLYAPPLAKETISTHNTPP; from the coding sequence ATGGCTCATCACTGTACCGCCTCGCTGCGCTTGCGCTTTTTGATTGCCCTTGCGGGCGTGTTTTTATTGGCAGTGATCACACTGGGCCTGTTAACCAAGCTTGTTTTTTTCCCGGCTCTATATAGAGAAGAGCAGTCGATAATTGTTAATGAAATGGATCGGCTTGAACGCAGTGTTATCGTCAACAAGCAGCAGCTACTTGCCCAGGCACGCGACTGGGCCACTTGGGATGACACCTACGAATTTGTTCAAGGCAACTACCCGCGCTACGCCGAGGTGAACTTTAGCCAGAGCATGTTTGAAGAGATGCGCTATAAATTGATGGCTTTTTTTAACGCCGATGGTGAGGTGCACTTTCTTGGCGGCTTGAACCCTACTACAGGGCAGTATCAAACCTGTGAAACGGCTACCCAAGCGTGCAGCTGGATGATGCCTTATGTAGTCTCAATGCAGCGCTTCATCCAAGAAGATAGCGACAAAGAGCACAATGTACTTTATACCCACCCCTCGCCGACCATGGTCGCGTCCAGCCCAATTCTGCGCACTGACTCTAGCGGTCCGCCCACTGGCTGGCTATTTAAAGTCCGCGCCATGAACAGTGACTGGCTGAGCGTGCTAAGTGAACTCACCGGTATGCCGCTATCGTTGACGGTACGCACAGTGTCATCACTGCCTGAATCTCGGACCACCTCGACGATTATGGGTAACACCGTGCTTGCCGAGCGTTATCTGGCTGCTTACCAGCCTGGCGCTACTATTGCTATCAGCAGCCGCCTTCAACGCGACCGCTACTTAGCAGGCCTACGTTCATTACGCTATGTGCTGATCTGGACTGGCGTCATGATGTTCCTGGTGATTGTGGCCGTCCTAGTATTATTGCAACACATGATTTTAACTCCGCTGCGCAAACTCACCCGACTCACTCAACAGCTCGACACGCAACCTGCTTTTCAACATGAACTTTCTTCACGCAATGACGAGATTGGCCTTCTCGCTAGAACGTTTGAGCATCAGTTTACTCACCAGCGTCAGCTCAATGAAAAACTGAGCGTTCTTTCCACGCACGATACCTTGACCGGCTTGCCTAATCGCCGTCTTTTTGATCAAGAGCTACAGCGCGCCGTAGAACAAGCAATAGCCAATAACACGTCGGTCGCTGTGATGATGCTCGATATTGACCATTTCAAGCTCTTTAATGACAATTATGGCCACCCTAAGGGAGACCACTGTCTGACAACGGTCGGCAAAAAACTTCAGGAGTTAGCTGAACGTCATGACGTTGTGATTGCACGCACAGGCGGCGAAGAGTTCTCTGTTCTTGCAGAGATGCCTGTCGGCGAAGCTCACCGTTTAGCCAACACCATTACAATGGCCATTGATGCGCTTAACTATCCCCATGCGTTTTCACCGGTCTCCCCACACGTTACCTTTAGCATTGGTATCAGCTCCCTGAATGTGAATGACGGCCTAACTGCGTCTGCATTAATGAGCACCGCCGACCAAGCCCTTTATGAGGCGAAAAAAGCGGGCCGACATCAGGTGCGACTTTATGCACCACCGCTAGCCAAAGAGACTATTTCTACGCACAATACCCCGCCATGA